The following proteins are co-located in the Solenopsis invicta isolate M01_SB chromosome 7, UNIL_Sinv_3.0, whole genome shotgun sequence genome:
- the LOC105195860 gene encoding pre-rRNA 2'-O-ribose RNA methyltransferase FTSJ3, protein MGKKAKIGKQRKDKYYQLAKDTGYRSRAAFKLIQLNRKFQFLQKSRVCIDLCAAPGGWMQVARQNMPVSSVVVGVDLFPIKPIPGCFSLVEDITTDKCKAALSRELKTWKADVVLNDGAPNVGKNWLHDAFQQSVLTLSALKLATQFLRPGGWFITKVFRSKDYHPLIWVLKQLFEKVHATKPQASRIESAEIFVVCQYYIAPDKVDPKFFDPKHVFSELQIETTNKLNILHPEKRKLKVEGYPENDYTLYHQLSAKQFLACDDAVEALQNASEIVIDDEFIDKHEKTTKEIRECCKDIKVLGRKDLKLLINWWKALKKTETETNEAKNTEEEITTAPAVNLEEEEDLEDEVIQKQIAELREEETKELKRKKKKTKKDRQKLNERLNLKMIHKRDEGPKLEAENLFKLNQIQTYEQLEQITDQTPDVVAESDVDSDDEIKPKTIFYEKDAGHLDSKGLYYKSEDNENSDTDVSDDDTNSEKSGLGLDDSDDENTKKPQKKQQFKDPESNPLLTDLDFRDKETKRIHKAALWFEKDAFKNLENEDDADYELDKLIKEYKKIGGHVLGEEEKTQEKVEEKKQKRKISESDDSNSDYDVEEMMAPDKKSKKIGGQHGFEIVSKEADKKSKKKKLSPEDLALGSLLIQSKKSRRDLIDSAWNRYAFNDEKLPDWFVKDEEKHMKKEVPVPKELADEYKKRVEDLNVRPIKKVMEAKARKKKRAMRKLEKANKKVEVLMENADISDKEKARQAKALYKKARRDPKKQVTYIVAKKHTAQKRAVRPPGVKGRYRVVDPRMKKDLRAAKAKEKTKGRGKKSGNRGKKPRAKPKNMKRKSK, encoded by the exons ATGGGGAAAAAAGCGAAGATTGGAAAACAGAGGAAAGATAAATATTACCAATTAGCTAAAGACacag gtTATAGATCACGTGCTGCTTTCAagttaattcaattaaatcgGAAATTTCAATTTCTTCAAAAATCAAGAGTATGCATCGATTTATGTGCTGCACCTGGCGGCTGGATGCAAGTTGCCAGACAAAATATGCCTGTATCATCGGTAGTTGTTGGTGTAGATTTATTTCCGATAAAACCTATCCCAGGATGTTTTAGTCTTGTGGAAGATATTACGACAGATAAATGTAAAGCAGCTCTTTCACGTGAATTGAAAACATGGAAGGCTGATGTTGTTTTGAACGATGGTGCTCCAAATGTAGGGAAAAATTGGTTACATGACGCATTTCAGCAATCTGTTTTGACATTGTCAGCTCTTAAATTAGCTACTCAATTCTTAAGACCTGGTGGTTGGTTTATAACAAAAGTATTTCGTTCTAAGGATTATCATCCATTGATCTGGGTGCTAAAACAATTGTTTGAAAAG GTACATGCTACTAAACCTCAGGCATCACGTATTGAATCTGCAGAAATTTTTGTAGTTTGTCAATATTATATTGCTCCTGATAAAGTAGATCCCAAGTTCTTTGATCCAAAGCACGTCTTTTCTGAATTACAAATAGAAACTAcgaacaaattaaatattcttcatCCAGAAAAGAGGAAACTTAAAGTAGAGGGATATCCTGAGAATGATTACACATTATATCACCAATTATCTGCAAAGCAGTTTCTTGCCTGTGATGATGCCGTAGAAGCATTGCAGAATGCTTCCGAAATAGTAATAGATGATGAATTTATCGACAAGCATGAAAAAACGACTAAAGAAATTAGGGAATGTTGTAAAGATATTAAAGTACTTGGACGAAAAGATTTGAAACTTCTAATTAATTGGTGGAAAGCGTTAAAAAAGACAGAAACTGAAACAAATGAAGCGAAAAATACTGAAGAAGAAATTACTACCGCACCTGCCGTTAATCTCGAAGAAGAGGAAGATTTGGAAGATGAGGTAATTCAAAAACAGATCGCCGAACTCCGagaagaagaaacaaaagaattaaaacgcaaaaagaagaaaaccaaAAAAGATAGGCAGAAGTTGAATGAACGTCTCAATTTGAAAATGATTCATAAGCGCGACGAGGGACCTAAATTAGAAgcagaaaatttgtttaaattaaatcagattCAAACCTATGAGCAATTAGAACAAATTACAGATCAAACGCCTGATGTCGTAGCAGAAAGTGATGTAGACTCGGATGACGAAATTAAACCGAAAACGATTTTTTACGAGAAAGATGCAGGTCATTTGGACAGTAAGGGTTTGTACTATAAATCAGAAGATAACGAGAACAGTGATACTGATGTATCGGATGATGATACAAACAGCGAAAAATCTGGACTAG gTTTGGACGATTCAGACGACGAAAATACTAAGAAACCGCAAAAGAAGCAACAATTTAAAGATCCTGAAAGCAACCCGTTGTTAACTGATCTAGATTTTCGGGACAAAGAAACTAAAAGAATTCACAAGGCAGCACTTTGGTTTGAGAAAGacgcatttaaaaatttagagaatgAAGATGATGCAGATTATGAATTAGATAAACTGATAAAGGAGTACAAGAAAATAGGTGGACATGTCCtcggagaagaagagaaaacGCAAGAAAAAGTAGAGGAAAAGAAACAAAAGCGCAAAATCAGTGAAAGTGATGATTCAAATTCCGATTACGATGTGGAAGAAATGATGGCTCCtgacaaaaaatcgaaaaagatCGGTGGACAGCATGGCTTTGAAATAGTATCAAAAGAAGCag ataaaaaatcgaagaaaaaaaaattgtctcccGAGGACTTAGCACTCGGATCGTTACTGattcaaagtaaaaaatctCGAAGAGACTTGATCGACTCAGCTTGGAATAGATATGCGTTTAACGACGAGAAATTACCTGATTGGTTTGTAAAGGACGAGGAGAAACATATGAAGAAGGAAGTGCCTGTACCTAAAGAACTTGCCGATGAATATAAAAAGAGGGTGGAGGACTTGAATGTAAGACCTATTAAGAAAGTAATGGAGGCTAAAGCAAGGAAAAAGAAACGCGCGATGCGCAAACTAGAGAAGGCCAATAAGAAGGTGGAAGTATTGATGGAAAATGCAGATATCAGTGACAAGGAGAAGGCCAGACAAGCTAAAGC GTTGTACAAGAAGGCTCGGCGGGATCCAAAAAAACAAGTTACGTATATCGTAGCAAAGAAACATACTGCACAGAAGCGAGCTGTACGGCCTCCCGGGGTGAAAGGTCGATATAGAGTAGTCGATCCGAGAATGAAGAAAGATTTACGCGCGGCGAAAGCGAAGGAAAAAACTAAAGGACGTGGGAAGAAAAGTGGCAATCGTGGTAAAAAACCGAGGGCGAAGCCTAAAAACATGAAGAGGAAgagtaaataa